One window of the Prochlorococcus marinus CUG1438 genome contains the following:
- a CDS encoding Villin headpiece domain-containing protein, with product MSTNFRKKKFFNLLNIPLLFYLTICEINFLNKKLYANSKLPASKEDVFLYKQIGASFLCKSVNDNIDFDFNKAFAVSTYTFAEVIFSKHGNLIKEAGKEKLTTQRVLYIGEIEILNSAIKICPKEIPNDVKKRFKETLNKLKKQKNKKN from the coding sequence ATGAGTACTAATTTTCGAAAAAAAAAGTTTTTTAATTTATTAAATATACCTTTACTTTTTTACTTAACTATTTGTGAAATAAATTTCTTAAACAAAAAACTATACGCGAATTCAAAACTTCCAGCTTCTAAAGAAGATGTATTTTTGTATAAACAAATAGGAGCTTCTTTCTTATGCAAATCTGTAAATGACAATATAGATTTTGACTTCAACAAAGCTTTTGCAGTTTCAACGTATACATTTGCGGAAGTTATTTTTTCCAAGCATGGCAACTTAATTAAAGAGGCAGGTAAAGAAAAATTAACTACACAAAGAGTACTTTATATTGGAGAGATTGAGATTCTAAATAGTGCAATAAAAATTTGTCCCAAAGAAATCCCCAATGATGTAAAGAAAAGATTTAAGGAAACTCTAAATAAATTAAAAAAACAAAAAAATAAAAAGAATTAA
- the malQ gene encoding 4-alpha-glucanotransferase: MAIKTILSKKSLGILMHPTSIPGGIICGTFGRGAKDWIKKLHKYGIEYWQFLPLSPTDSTGSPYSSPSSFALNPWFLDVENLIEKGFIFIINKEELELINQKKNYFDFDIADELTKKLGHLLLKGWSSQSEERKHNFYKWLSNNSWVEDYAIFVVIREEFSMLPWWEWPHEFKTKNNKFLKTWTKKKKEEILIKKLIQWHLDEQWREIKNFAKSFNIKLIGDLPFYVSRDSVDVWSNKSLFSIFKNGDLIFQSGVPPDYFSSTGQLWGTPTYFWSKHKRTNFNWWRKRFIRQFELVDLLRFDHFRGLGGYWRVSGNSKSAMFGKWINSPGRTLLKKLKKDLGADYLPIIAEDLGVITPNIEKLRNDFQLPGMKILQFAFDGNEDNPYLPKNIKGENWVVYTGTHDNSTSISWWGFLDEESKKRIKDEYKFSENPSTSLIKIGMETNANLFIAPIQDILSLDDSSRLNKPGTTKNNWRWKLDQTLEEIEDDLRKFGELGNNFGRTRK, translated from the coding sequence ATGGCTATTAAAACAATTCTTTCAAAAAAATCATTAGGTATACTTATGCATCCCACATCTATTCCAGGTGGGATAATATGTGGAACTTTTGGAAGAGGTGCTAAAGATTGGATAAAAAAGCTCCATAAATATGGGATTGAATACTGGCAATTTTTACCTCTTTCACCCACCGACTCTACAGGATCTCCATATAGTTCACCATCAAGTTTTGCCCTAAACCCATGGTTTCTTGATGTAGAAAATTTAATCGAGAAAGGTTTTATATTTATTATTAATAAAGAAGAATTAGAACTAATAAATCAGAAAAAAAATTATTTTGATTTTGATATTGCTGATGAATTAACAAAAAAATTAGGTCACCTTCTTTTAAAAGGTTGGAGTTCCCAATCTGAAGAGAGAAAACATAACTTTTATAAATGGCTTAGTAATAATTCTTGGGTTGAAGATTATGCAATATTTGTCGTTATTAGAGAGGAATTCAGTATGTTACCTTGGTGGGAATGGCCACATGAATTTAAAACAAAAAATAACAAGTTTTTAAAAACATGGACTAAGAAAAAAAAGGAAGAGATACTTATTAAAAAATTAATACAATGGCATTTAGATGAGCAATGGAGGGAAATTAAAAACTTTGCAAAATCATTTAATATTAAGCTTATAGGAGATTTGCCCTTTTACGTTTCTAGGGACAGCGTAGACGTATGGAGTAATAAATCTCTATTCTCAATATTTAAAAATGGAGACTTAATATTTCAGAGTGGGGTGCCACCTGATTATTTTTCATCAACAGGACAATTATGGGGTACCCCAACTTACTTTTGGTCAAAACATAAGAGGACAAATTTCAATTGGTGGAGGAAAAGATTTATCAGGCAATTTGAACTTGTAGATTTATTAAGATTCGATCATTTCAGAGGTTTAGGAGGTTACTGGAGAGTTAGTGGCAACTCTAAATCAGCAATGTTTGGCAAATGGATTAACTCCCCAGGTAGAACACTATTAAAAAAACTAAAAAAAGATTTAGGAGCTGACTACTTACCAATTATCGCGGAGGATCTGGGAGTTATAACACCAAATATAGAAAAATTAAGAAATGATTTTCAACTGCCTGGTATGAAGATATTACAATTCGCTTTTGATGGGAACGAAGATAACCCATATTTACCTAAGAATATTAAAGGAGAAAATTGGGTAGTTTATACTGGTACTCATGACAACTCTACTTCCATCTCATGGTGGGGGTTTTTAGACGAAGAATCTAAAAAAAGAATTAAAGATGAGTATAAATTTTCAGAAAATCCTTCTACGAGTTTAATTAAAATAGGAATGGAAACAAATGCTAATCTCTTCATCGCTCCAATACAAGATATATTATCTCTGGATGACTCAAGTAGATTAAATAAACCTGGTACTACAAAAAATAACTGGAGATGGAAGTTAGATCAAACTTTGGAAGAGATAGAAGACGATCTTAGAAAGTTTGGTGAACTAGGTAATAATTTTGGGAGAACAAGGAAATAG
- a CDS encoding ribose-phosphate pyrophosphokinase: MTSFITAVQNKESNFNLTNSRLRLVSGTTNPRLAEEIASYLGIENVPLISKRFADGELYVQIQQSIRGCDVFLIQPTSAPVNDSLMELMIMVDACKRASARQITAVIPYFGYARADRKTSGRESITAKLTANLLEKSGVDRVLAMDLHSAQIQGYFDIPCDHIYGSPVLVDYLETLNLKEVVVVSPDVGGVARARAFAKQMNDAPLAIIDKRRAGHNVAESLTVIGEVRGKTAILIDDMIDTGGTICSGANLLKQEGAKRIFACASHAVFSPPSCERLSAKDLFEQVIVTNSIPVEVKNSFPQLQVLSVANMLGEAIWRIHEESSVSSMFR, translated from the coding sequence GTGACAAGTTTCATCACGGCAGTGCAAAATAAAGAATCGAACTTTAATCTAACAAACAGTAGATTAAGGCTTGTAAGCGGAACAACCAATCCTAGATTAGCCGAAGAAATTGCATCATACCTTGGGATAGAAAATGTACCCTTAATATCCAAAAGATTTGCAGATGGAGAACTTTATGTTCAGATTCAACAATCAATTAGAGGTTGTGATGTATTCCTAATACAACCTACAAGCGCTCCAGTAAACGATAGTTTAATGGAATTAATGATTATGGTTGATGCCTGCAAGAGGGCATCTGCCAGGCAAATAACAGCAGTAATTCCTTATTTTGGATATGCGAGGGCAGATAGAAAGACTTCGGGGAGAGAGTCCATAACCGCAAAACTTACTGCTAATTTACTTGAGAAATCGGGAGTCGATAGAGTTCTAGCAATGGATTTGCATTCGGCTCAAATACAAGGTTATTTTGACATTCCATGTGATCATATTTACGGTTCACCGGTTTTAGTAGATTATTTAGAAACTTTAAATTTAAAAGAAGTTGTTGTTGTTTCTCCTGATGTAGGGGGAGTTGCTAGAGCAAGAGCATTTGCAAAACAAATGAATGATGCTCCCCTAGCAATAATTGATAAAAGAAGAGCAGGTCATAATGTTGCTGAAAGCTTAACAGTAATTGGAGAAGTTAGAGGTAAAACAGCTATCTTAATTGACGATATGATAGATACTGGAGGCACAATTTGTTCTGGAGCGAACCTATTAAAACAAGAGGGTGCTAAAAGAATATTCGCTTGTGCCTCGCATGCAGTATTCTCTCCACCTTCATGTGAAAGATTAAGTGCTAAGGATTTATTTGAGCAGGTTATAGTAACTAATAGTATTCCCGTTGAGGTTAAAAATAGTTTTCCCCAGTTACAGGTTCTATCAGTTGCGAATATGCTGGGAGAGGCTATTTGGAGAATTCATGAAGAAAGTTCAGTTAGCTCAATGTTTAGATAA
- a CDS encoding helix-turn-helix domain-containing protein, with protein MDILRSIFLFNKKVENKKHLDQEEFDNYGEIAKLVKEARIKQKLTIQELSFISKIPIQTIDSIENNNENIRPNHPFIRSILIKLEECLEFKKNTLLELSTRKRETFKREKRDFLFSKFDLINTWQGTFLYFFILVLTIFVLKRYFILNVNVIEIQNIENKIIDQ; from the coding sequence ATGGATATTTTGAGAAGTATATTTTTGTTTAATAAAAAAGTTGAAAATAAGAAACATTTGGATCAAGAGGAATTTGATAATTATGGAGAAATTGCGAAGTTAGTGAAAGAGGCAAGAATAAAACAAAAACTAACTATACAAGAATTGTCATTTATTTCAAAAATTCCTATACAAACAATAGATTCTATTGAAAATAATAATGAAAATATCAGGCCAAATCATCCATTCATAAGATCTATATTAATTAAATTGGAGGAATGTTTAGAATTTAAAAAAAATACATTACTTGAATTATCAACTAGAAAAAGAGAAACTTTTAAGAGAGAAAAAAGGGATTTTCTTTTCAGCAAATTTGACCTTATAAATACCTGGCAGGGAACATTTTTGTATTTTTTTATATTAGTTCTAACTATTTTTGTGTTAAAGAGATACTTTATTTTAAATGTGAATGTTATTGAGATTCAAAATATTGAAAATAAGATTATTGATCAATAA
- a CDS encoding histidine kinase yields MNDKKELKLILVAARNQLSSSDIKSVIAYLESDDCEFEISLQVSEPTEQPELLELHRLVAIPALIKVSPSPKQIFAGSNIFSQLQKWLPRWTQEGLTKNLGINLQPSKLDSIRTQKEFLLEDELLVLRQENETLTKRIESQERLLRMVAHELRTPLTAATLAVQSQKLGQINISKLQEVIKRRLEEIELLSQDLLEVGTTKWEALFNPQKIDLGNISAEVILELEKFWRLRKIVIDTDIPSDLPSVFADQRRMRQVFLNLIENAIKFSKDSGSIKITMIHKTNQWVEITVCDKGAGIPVSEQKRIFLDRVRLPQTSEGTSGFGIGLSVCRRIVEVHGGRIWVVSEMGVGSCFHFTVPVWQGQNKEQQNLTKG; encoded by the coding sequence TTGAATGATAAAAAAGAGCTAAAATTAATACTTGTAGCTGCCAGAAATCAACTTTCTAGTAGTGATATTAAGTCAGTAATAGCTTATTTAGAATCAGATGACTGTGAATTTGAGATTTCTCTTCAGGTCTCTGAGCCCACTGAACAACCGGAATTACTTGAGTTACATAGATTAGTTGCTATTCCCGCTCTAATAAAAGTTTCCCCATCTCCAAAGCAAATATTTGCTGGAAGTAATATTTTCTCTCAGTTGCAGAAATGGTTGCCAAGGTGGACACAGGAAGGTTTGACAAAAAATCTAGGTATTAATTTGCAACCATCCAAACTTGATTCCATAAGAACTCAAAAAGAATTTCTTCTAGAAGACGAACTTCTTGTTTTAAGACAAGAAAATGAGACATTAACAAAAAGAATAGAGTCCCAGGAAAGATTATTAAGAATGGTAGCGCATGAATTAAGAACTCCCTTGACGGCAGCTACTTTAGCTGTTCAAAGTCAAAAGCTAGGACAAATAAATATTTCAAAATTGCAAGAGGTGATAAAAAGAAGATTAGAAGAAATTGAACTATTATCTCAGGATCTTTTAGAAGTTGGAACAACAAAATGGGAAGCATTATTTAACCCTCAGAAAATTGATTTAGGAAACATTAGTGCTGAAGTGATACTCGAATTAGAAAAGTTTTGGAGACTAAGGAAAATTGTAATTGATACTGATATTCCATCTGACTTGCCAAGTGTATTTGCAGATCAAAGAAGAATGAGGCAAGTATTTTTAAATTTAATTGAAAATGCTATCAAATTTTCTAAAGACTCTGGATCTATAAAAATTACAATGATACACAAGACCAATCAATGGGTAGAAATAACAGTTTGTGACAAAGGAGCTGGTATTCCTGTAAGCGAACAAAAAAGAATTTTTCTTGATAGAGTCAGGCTCCCACAGACTTCTGAAGGAACTTCAGGATTTGGGATAGGGTTGTCTGTATGCAGAAGGATAGTGGAGGTCCATGGAGGCAGAATATG